In Reichenbachiella agarivorans, one genomic interval encodes:
- a CDS encoding anti-sigma factor family protein: MGNKIDEVKMMDYLYGEMSADELLEFEKLLGEDAQLRAKVEELSAVQGVLGSVEAQDVVIPSFALADKAMDLQRGWLNHSSFKWSLSVAASILILLTTAYWMEFKVVQNQGQLYIGFGQSIDSAPAISAQQVQQMIDEAVTQQKISTQTELGLLASSMDEKLNENHKKNQNALKQGLLNHKIKTDEVLKLYVAQLNEGNKKMIENFFVVSNKTQKEYMNTVLADFNEFYQNQRNYDMEMIQSNLGMMQDNYSVRQLEQENLLANLYDIVKTQSK; the protein is encoded by the coding sequence ATGGGAAATAAAATAGATGAAGTGAAGATGATGGACTATCTCTATGGCGAGATGTCTGCAGATGAGCTGTTGGAGTTTGAAAAACTTCTCGGTGAGGATGCCCAACTCAGGGCAAAAGTCGAAGAATTGTCTGCTGTGCAGGGTGTTTTGGGTAGCGTAGAAGCACAGGACGTTGTGATTCCATCATTTGCGCTAGCTGATAAGGCAATGGATTTGCAGCGCGGATGGCTCAACCATTCTTCCTTCAAATGGAGTCTATCTGTTGCCGCTTCAATATTGATATTGCTGACCACTGCATATTGGATGGAATTCAAAGTGGTTCAGAATCAAGGTCAGTTATATATAGGTTTTGGTCAGTCCATTGATTCAGCGCCCGCAATCTCTGCTCAGCAGGTGCAGCAAATGATAGATGAAGCAGTAACACAACAGAAGATAAGTACTCAGACGGAGCTTGGTCTATTGGCGAGTAGTATGGATGAGAAACTCAATGAGAATCATAAAAAGAACCAGAATGCGTTGAAGCAAGGGTTGTTGAATCACAAGATCAAAACCGACGAGGTACTCAAACTCTATGTGGCTCAACTCAACGAGGGTAATAAGAAGATGATTGAAAACTTCTTTGTAGTATCCAACAAGACGCAAAAGGAGTACATGAATACGGTATTGGCTGATTTCAATGAGTTTTATCAAAACCAACGAAACTATGACATGGAGATGATTCAGTCCAATCTAGGTATGATGCAAGACAACTACAGCGTAAGACAGCTTGAACAAGAAAACCTCCTAGCCAACCTATATGATATTGTCAAAACTCAAAGCAAATAA
- a CDS encoding SulP family inorganic anion transporter yields MKNYLNLFDFKQKVNYKSEILSGLTVALALVPEAVAFALIAGLSPLTGLYAAFMMGLVTSIFGGRPGMISGATGAVAVVIVTLAKSHGVEYVFAAVVLAGVIQILAGVFRLGKLMRLVPHPVIFGFVNGLAIIIFMSQLDQFKDMSGNWLTGTPLYILLGLVVLTMLIIWGLPKLTKVVPASLTAILVIFGLVTFFGIDTKTVGDIASIKGGFPPFHIPMIPFTWETMTIIFPYAAIVAGVGLIESLLTLNIIDEITETRGRGNKEAVAQGTANILSGVFSGMGGCAMIGQSLINVSAGARARLSGIVAAVMLLVFIMFGSSLIEKLPMAALTGLMIMVSIGTFEWASLKTINKFPKSDIFVMVLVTLVTIFLHNLALAVLVGVIIAALVFAWDNAKRIRARKFVDEQGVKHYEIFGPLFFGSVTVFNEKFDVLNDPKEVVIDFAESRVVDMSAIEALNKLTERYLKVGKTVHLKHLSPDCQKLLKNAEEVIDVNILEDPGYRVVADKV; encoded by the coding sequence ATGAAAAATTATTTGAATCTTTTTGACTTCAAACAGAAGGTAAATTACAAGTCTGAAATTCTCTCTGGTTTGACCGTAGCATTGGCGCTGGTGCCAGAGGCAGTAGCATTTGCATTGATCGCAGGCTTGTCACCTTTGACAGGGTTGTATGCTGCCTTTATGATGGGGTTGGTTACTTCAATATTTGGTGGACGACCAGGTATGATTTCGGGTGCTACAGGTGCTGTGGCAGTTGTAATAGTTACTTTGGCCAAGTCACATGGCGTGGAGTATGTCTTTGCTGCAGTAGTGTTGGCTGGTGTGATCCAAATTTTAGCTGGGGTATTTCGTCTGGGTAAATTGATGAGGTTGGTGCCACACCCAGTTATTTTTGGATTTGTCAATGGTCTAGCAATCATCATTTTTATGTCACAGTTGGATCAGTTCAAAGACATGTCTGGCAACTGGCTCACTGGTACACCCTTATACATCTTACTTGGTTTGGTGGTGTTGACCATGTTGATTATTTGGGGACTTCCTAAGTTGACCAAAGTTGTTCCTGCTTCGCTGACTGCTATCTTGGTGATATTTGGTTTGGTGACTTTTTTCGGGATCGATACCAAAACAGTAGGAGATATTGCCTCTATCAAAGGTGGTTTTCCTCCTTTTCATATCCCGATGATCCCGTTTACTTGGGAGACTATGACGATAATTTTTCCATATGCGGCCATTGTAGCAGGCGTAGGTTTGATTGAGAGCTTGTTGACGCTCAATATCATAGATGAAATCACCGAAACTCGTGGTAGAGGAAACAAGGAAGCAGTTGCTCAGGGGACTGCCAACATTTTATCGGGTGTATTTTCTGGAATGGGTGGATGTGCGATGATTGGTCAGAGTTTGATCAATGTATCTGCGGGTGCACGTGCTAGACTGTCTGGAATTGTGGCGGCTGTTATGCTGCTGGTATTCATCATGTTTGGTTCTAGCTTGATCGAAAAATTGCCAATGGCAGCTTTGACAGGACTGATGATCATGGTGTCGATTGGGACTTTCGAATGGGCCAGCCTGAAGACAATCAATAAATTTCCTAAGTCTGATATTTTCGTGATGGTATTGGTGACACTCGTGACGATATTCTTACACAATTTGGCTTTGGCGGTATTGGTAGGGGTGATTATCGCTGCTTTGGTTTTCGCCTGGGACAATGCCAAACGTATCCGTGCGAGAAAGTTTGTGGATGAGCAAGGGGTGAAGCATTACGAGATTTTTGGTCCCTTGTTTTTTGGGTCTGTGACTGTGTTCAATGAGAAATTTGATGTGCTCAATGATCCAAAAGAAGTGGTGATAGACTTTGCAGAAAGCCGTGTGGTAGATATGTCTGCGATCGAAGCGCTCAATAAGCTTACTGAGCGGTATTTGAAGGTGGGTAAAACCGTTCATTTGAAACATCTCAGTCCAGATTGTCAAAAACTCCTAAAGAATGCTGAAGAAGTCATTGATGTGAATATTCTAGAAGATCCAGGTTACAGGGTAGTGGCTGATAAGGTATAA
- a CDS encoding NFACT RNA binding domain-containing protein has translation MQFNYYFLRLLADDLSTHLIGKKLISCFSQNRNELILRFEDADAHFHIKANLEGEMSLLSFPENFARAKRNSVDLFQKAYDKEVSSIKVFNNERCLSIYLGTFTLLFKLHGRRSNVILYQMGDYHSMFRNDMPKDQEILLTALDRNIDQSEAAWVKEDFNLKQLFPTFDKTIYQYLEEKGYSMASVDQKKSLLQDCLSILTSHQIYLYLGDYVPKLSLVPIALDTEPKVFSDSVEACNAFAKAFFVEYHFKKEKSTALRQLEKEISKTEAYIANTMERIQALEQSRGYDEIANILMANLHVAIRPEQNEITLFDFYNNQDIKIKIKAHQSLQLSAETYYRKSKNQGIEISTAQKNLERKEAQLLNLLQQQESIVSTQSLHELRDHIKVESTQSMPDKVLPFIQVNIDGYEVLVGKNAKNNDLLTQKYAKKNDLWLHAKDVAGSHVVIRTVNNAQVPKHVIEQSAEIAAWYSKRKNDTLCPVIYTHKKYVRKPKGSLPGQVMVDREEVILVAPKRLYAE, from the coding sequence ATGCAATTCAACTACTACTTTTTGCGCTTGTTGGCTGATGACCTATCCACCCACCTCATCGGCAAGAAACTGATCAGTTGTTTCAGTCAAAATCGCAACGAACTGATTCTACGCTTTGAAGATGCAGATGCACATTTTCATATCAAAGCCAATCTCGAAGGTGAGATGTCCCTACTCTCCTTTCCAGAAAATTTCGCCAGAGCCAAACGCAATTCGGTAGATCTGTTCCAAAAGGCCTATGACAAAGAAGTAAGCAGCATCAAAGTATTCAACAACGAAAGATGCCTATCCATATACCTTGGCACATTTACCTTGCTATTCAAGTTGCATGGTAGACGCAGCAATGTCATCCTCTATCAGATGGGGGACTACCACTCTATGTTCAGAAATGACATGCCCAAAGATCAAGAAATTCTCTTGACGGCTTTGGATAGAAACATCGACCAAAGTGAAGCAGCTTGGGTCAAAGAGGATTTTAATTTGAAGCAGCTGTTTCCAACTTTTGACAAGACCATTTATCAATATTTGGAAGAAAAAGGTTACTCCATGGCTTCCGTGGATCAAAAAAAATCCTTGTTGCAAGATTGTCTATCCATACTGACTTCTCATCAGATATACCTGTATCTGGGCGACTATGTCCCCAAACTAAGTCTGGTGCCAATTGCCTTGGATACAGAGCCAAAGGTGTTTTCAGACAGTGTAGAAGCTTGCAATGCCTTTGCCAAAGCATTCTTTGTAGAGTATCACTTCAAAAAGGAAAAATCAACCGCACTGAGACAACTGGAAAAGGAGATTTCCAAAACTGAAGCCTACATCGCCAATACTATGGAGCGCATCCAAGCACTGGAGCAATCTCGTGGCTATGACGAGATAGCCAATATTTTGATGGCCAATCTCCATGTAGCCATTAGACCAGAGCAAAATGAGATTACCTTATTTGACTTTTACAACAATCAAGACATCAAGATCAAAATAAAGGCGCATCAAAGTTTGCAACTCAGTGCAGAAACCTACTACCGAAAATCAAAAAATCAAGGGATTGAGATCAGTACAGCCCAGAAAAACCTAGAGAGAAAGGAGGCACAGCTTCTCAATCTTCTCCAACAGCAAGAATCCATCGTATCTACACAGTCTCTACATGAACTCCGGGATCATATCAAAGTAGAATCTACCCAATCAATGCCAGACAAGGTATTGCCATTCATTCAGGTCAACATAGATGGATATGAAGTGCTGGTAGGGAAGAATGCCAAAAACAATGACCTTCTGACACAAAAATATGCCAAGAAAAATGACCTTTGGCTACATGCCAAAGATGTGGCAGGCTCTCACGTAGTGATACGTACTGTCAACAATGCCCAAGTACCCAAACATGTCATTGAGCAAAGTGCAGAGATCGCGGCATGGTACTCCAAGCGCAAAAATGACACCCTCTGCCCTGTCATATATACACACAAAAAATATGTTCGTAAACCTAAGGGTAGTTTACCCGGTCAGGTAATGGTAGACAGAGAGGAAGTCATCCTTGTAGCTCCTAAACGACTGTATGCCGAATAG
- a CDS encoding MBL fold metallo-hydrolase, with the protein MKITFLGTGTSQGIPVIACECAVCSSVDFKNQRLRSSILIEKDNTTLVVDTGPDFRQQMLLNRVKQLDAVLFTHEHKDHVAGLDDIRSFNFKQKMDMPIYARPSVIDRLKEEFSYVFADTKYPGVPTVEVHPIQNQPFTINGVDIEPVEVMHFQLPVYGFKIGSFAYITDAKTIADEEKEKLKGLDVLVLNALQIKEHISHFTLSEALALVNELKPKKAFFTHISHYLGLHQEVQKTLPPHVSLAFDGQSFYC; encoded by the coding sequence TTGAAAATAACATTTCTAGGTACTGGCACTTCGCAAGGGATACCTGTGATAGCATGTGAATGTGCAGTATGCAGCAGTGTAGACTTCAAAAATCAGCGTCTCAGATCCTCTATTCTGATCGAAAAGGACAATACTACCCTTGTGGTAGATACTGGCCCAGATTTCAGGCAACAAATGCTACTAAATAGAGTCAAGCAACTGGACGCTGTATTGTTCACTCATGAGCACAAAGATCATGTAGCAGGACTAGACGATATCCGTAGCTTCAATTTCAAACAAAAAATGGATATGCCTATCTATGCACGTCCTAGTGTGATCGATAGACTCAAAGAAGAGTTCTCCTATGTGTTTGCTGATACCAAATACCCGGGAGTACCTACGGTGGAGGTTCACCCTATCCAAAACCAACCTTTCACGATCAACGGAGTGGATATTGAACCTGTAGAAGTGATGCACTTTCAACTCCCCGTCTATGGATTTAAAATTGGTTCCTTCGCATACATCACAGATGCAAAGACGATTGCCGATGAAGAAAAAGAAAAGCTAAAGGGTCTCGATGTACTGGTCCTCAATGCGCTACAAATCAAAGAGCACATCTCACATTTCACCTTGAGCGAGGCTTTGGCATTGGTCAACGAACTAAAACCTAAGAAGGCATTTTTCACACACATTAGCCATTATTTAGGCTTGCATCAGGAAGTACAGAAGACCCTCCCTCCTCATGTATCACTGGCATTTGATGGTCAGAGTTTCTACTGCTGA
- a CDS encoding response regulator has product MKKIIIAEDSSVIQNLTKKILQIQNFSITAVKNGKEVLEKLNSEDYDLILMDINMPQMDGMECAKHIRGLSDPIKSQIPILAITGNAKNYSISDFKEVGINEYIPKPLNFDLLVDKVKMYTEDHD; this is encoded by the coding sequence ATGAAAAAAATAATAATTGCAGAGGACAGCTCAGTTATCCAAAATCTAACCAAAAAAATACTTCAAATTCAAAATTTCAGTATCACTGCGGTCAAAAATGGCAAAGAAGTATTAGAAAAATTGAATAGCGAAGATTATGACCTGATACTCATGGACATCAATATGCCACAGATGGATGGCATGGAGTGTGCCAAGCATATCAGAGGATTGAGTGATCCGATCAAATCTCAAATCCCAATATTGGCCATTACCGGCAATGCTAAGAACTACTCTATCAGTGATTTCAAAGAAGTAGGTATCAACGAATACATTCCTAAACCCCTCAATTTCGACTTGTTGGTCGACAAGGTCAAGATGTACACAGAAGATCATGATTAA
- a CDS encoding PAS domain S-box protein — MAILNQERSELVNEISKLKSELKELHNKYDLLLESSASYFFIFEGAEIIEFSPKAEDKFVFASDFVDKTIEEVLPIYQMDGEQSKKNWAYQVKKASFDQSEPFEFEFVDKSGKSFSTICTLSKVKDERYLAHLDLIEGTQSKTSTANSIADNAPVFIRITDESNKITYFNKGWHDLLGSSDENKYETWKELIHPEDRLQYLSALDFAIGKHKKYEYSFRIKDTEGHYRWLLDTGVPRYSKNNKFLGYICAAVDTTERKSLELETTREEAIASAESKMQESLDTSEVVALTTDTEGTIRFCNRKLLDFLKTDLESLVGRNLFEVFVPDSTSNINQKKYANLSHEGKYSDQLQGKLFSSIDEEIHVRFNVIFLKDALNEVSGISLIGENITERQKVKKELERTNDQLTELFDNSYDLIQIFDQDGTFQFVNKAWIEKLGYNHLVYQLKFKDIVSVDEWSKTVENLDKIIKGESIDRFECVFLSDQGKKIFVSGRVNCSFDMNGRAQFRGIFYDITERIRTEKAQSLYSKIASYNIEGMQLNELYQNLFHELENILVIHNISILIETEEKKSIPYFRTILTDEKEILTEQQVNEVLGEYVMGSTQAKMLYEEDIQAKIASLKLDQSAKLPKVWLGVPITIGNKNIGLLTIHSYEDRSDYSYKDLELLFFVSSQISLAIERKNNEEKITDQDARLRAIFQSSSHQIWSVDQAFKLTSFNDEFAHCLEENFRTTISTGTEIHIDGRQNWDQYYKEAFKGEPVNFQSKETKTDLTTTWTEVFINPIIKADGQIEEVSVIAHDITEKKNSEIALAESEFKFREIFESIQDIYIRWDLTGRIEMISPSVSTIGMEVNEVLGKNIMSIFVSDYTPEFILEELLKKKALQNLEARLKRPKGDNIDFICNIRMIYRDNKIIGVEGVARDISELKRTNIELRQAKDFAENSLAIKERFLANMSHEIRTPMNGIIGMIDLMGSTNLDEEQYEYIKTIKKSSETLMVILNDILDLSKIEAGKMELREKPVRLVSTFEKLYDLFSQQAQLNNSCIYYHIAENTPESVMVDETRLFQILSNLTSNAIKFSNDKGTINISLILQSTSDNKHQFKVQVKDEGIGIKKSEIEKLFVNFNQLDNTSTKSYGGTGLGLAISKELVKSMGGKIGVASTPGLGSTFWFTFEAGVIENPKAETIEPEERIRVPKEFALKTPTILVVDDNKVNRTVASQILLKAGCQVDTADSGQAAIDLAMVKEYDLIFMDIQMPEMDGIQTTQKLKFLGIANLPPIVAMTAYSMEDDEKKFLAAGLDDYVAKPIKAQVVIKKVMDHVNFEPKEIKQVLSEDKLGLIINQNTLNQLSKYGGKELLNSVLSDFENEAREQIGRCFKLYDQGEIEEIRKELHTLKGSSGTLGIEILESKVISLEKQLKEQDTTDLKIKLEGILESYMEFQENYKNILKN; from the coding sequence ATGGCGATCCTAAATCAAGAGAGATCTGAACTTGTCAATGAAATCAGCAAACTCAAAAGTGAACTGAAAGAACTGCACAACAAGTATGATCTACTCCTCGAATCGTCAGCCAGCTATTTTTTTATATTCGAAGGGGCAGAAATCATTGAGTTTAGTCCTAAGGCGGAAGACAAATTTGTTTTCGCCAGCGACTTTGTAGACAAGACTATAGAAGAAGTACTCCCTATCTACCAAATGGATGGGGAACAAAGCAAGAAAAATTGGGCATATCAGGTGAAGAAAGCAAGCTTTGATCAAAGCGAGCCTTTTGAGTTTGAATTTGTCGATAAAAGTGGAAAGTCTTTTTCTACAATATGCACCTTGAGTAAAGTAAAAGATGAGCGCTACCTTGCTCATTTGGATCTGATCGAAGGCACACAAAGCAAAACAAGTACAGCCAATTCTATCGCTGACAATGCGCCCGTTTTTATTCGTATCACAGATGAAAGCAACAAGATCACCTACTTCAACAAAGGCTGGCATGATCTACTAGGCTCCTCTGACGAAAACAAATACGAGACTTGGAAAGAACTGATTCATCCAGAAGACAGGCTCCAATACCTGAGCGCCTTGGATTTTGCGATAGGGAAACACAAAAAATACGAATACTCCTTTAGAATTAAAGACACAGAAGGCCACTACAGGTGGTTACTAGATACTGGCGTACCTCGCTATTCCAAGAACAACAAATTCCTGGGATACATCTGTGCGGCCGTAGATACCACTGAGCGCAAAAGTCTGGAATTAGAAACGACCCGTGAGGAAGCAATCGCCTCAGCTGAGTCCAAAATGCAGGAATCCTTAGACACCTCAGAGGTAGTCGCCCTGACCACTGATACTGAGGGAACTATTCGGTTTTGCAATCGCAAACTCTTGGACTTTTTAAAAACAGATTTGGAATCATTGGTAGGCAGAAACTTGTTTGAGGTATTTGTCCCAGACAGTACTTCAAACATCAATCAAAAAAAGTATGCCAATCTTTCACATGAAGGCAAATATTCAGATCAGTTACAGGGGAAGCTTTTCAGCTCCATTGATGAGGAGATCCATGTAAGATTCAATGTCATTTTCCTCAAGGACGCACTCAACGAAGTATCAGGGATCAGTCTAATCGGTGAGAATATCACAGAACGCCAAAAAGTCAAGAAGGAATTAGAACGCACCAATGACCAGTTAACCGAATTGTTTGACAACTCTTATGACTTGATTCAGATATTTGATCAGGATGGTACTTTCCAATTTGTCAACAAAGCATGGATCGAAAAGCTAGGGTATAATCATCTCGTGTACCAGCTCAAATTTAAGGACATAGTCAGTGTCGATGAATGGTCCAAAACAGTAGAAAACCTTGACAAAATCATCAAAGGTGAAAGCATAGACCGGTTCGAATGTGTTTTTCTTTCTGATCAAGGAAAGAAAATCTTCGTATCGGGTCGGGTCAATTGTTCATTTGACATGAATGGCAGGGCACAATTCAGAGGCATTTTCTATGATATTACTGAAAGAATCAGAACGGAAAAAGCGCAATCACTCTACTCCAAAATCGCCAGCTACAACATAGAGGGAATGCAGCTCAACGAGCTCTATCAGAACCTATTCCACGAGTTGGAAAACATACTAGTGATTCACAACATTTCTATTTTGATAGAGACCGAAGAAAAGAAATCCATCCCCTATTTCAGAACCATACTGACAGATGAGAAGGAAATCCTTACAGAACAACAGGTCAATGAAGTGTTGGGAGAATATGTGATGGGTAGCACCCAAGCCAAAATGCTCTACGAAGAGGACATACAAGCCAAGATTGCAAGCTTGAAACTGGATCAATCTGCCAAGTTACCCAAGGTTTGGCTAGGCGTACCCATCACCATTGGCAACAAAAACATTGGTCTACTGACCATCCATTCTTATGAGGATAGGTCTGATTACAGTTACAAAGACCTTGAACTGCTCTTTTTCGTTTCCAGTCAGATTTCTTTGGCAATCGAACGAAAAAACAACGAAGAAAAGATCACAGATCAAGATGCGAGGTTAAGAGCAATTTTTCAAAGTTCCAGTCATCAAATCTGGTCTGTGGATCAGGCGTTTAAACTCACCTCGTTCAATGATGAATTTGCGCATTGCCTCGAAGAGAATTTTAGAACAACCATCTCCACTGGTACTGAGATACACATAGATGGTCGTCAAAACTGGGATCAATATTATAAAGAGGCGTTCAAAGGAGAACCTGTCAATTTTCAGAGCAAGGAGACCAAAACAGACCTTACTACTACATGGACTGAGGTGTTCATCAACCCGATCATCAAAGCAGATGGACAGATCGAAGAAGTATCGGTAATTGCACACGACATTACCGAAAAAAAGAACTCAGAGATAGCCTTGGCAGAGAGCGAATTCAAGTTTAGGGAGATCTTCGAATCCATACAGGATATCTACATCCGCTGGGATCTGACAGGACGAATCGAGATGATTAGTCCATCCGTGAGTACCATTGGCATGGAGGTCAACGAAGTGCTCGGTAAAAACATCATGAGTATTTTTGTGTCAGATTACACACCAGAATTCATACTAGAAGAATTACTCAAAAAGAAAGCTCTACAAAATCTTGAGGCACGACTCAAACGACCCAAGGGAGACAACATAGATTTCATCTGCAACATCCGAATGATCTACCGTGACAACAAAATCATAGGGGTGGAAGGTGTAGCAAGAGATATATCAGAACTCAAACGTACCAATATCGAATTGCGTCAAGCCAAAGATTTTGCAGAAAACTCATTGGCCATCAAAGAGCGTTTTCTTGCCAACATGAGCCATGAGATTAGGACTCCAATGAATGGAATCATCGGCATGATTGACCTCATGGGAAGTACCAATCTAGATGAAGAGCAATATGAATACATCAAAACCATCAAAAAGTCCTCAGAGACTTTGATGGTGATTTTGAATGACATCTTGGACTTGTCCAAAATCGAAGCGGGTAAAATGGAGTTGAGAGAAAAGCCTGTTCGATTGGTATCAACTTTCGAAAAACTCTATGATTTATTTTCTCAGCAGGCGCAGCTGAACAATTCTTGTATCTACTACCACATCGCCGAAAACACACCAGAATCGGTAATGGTTGATGAAACAAGACTCTTTCAAATCCTTTCTAACTTGACGAGCAATGCCATCAAGTTCTCCAATGACAAAGGCACCATCAACATCAGCCTGATACTACAAAGCACCTCTGATAACAAACACCAATTCAAAGTACAAGTCAAAGATGAAGGAATTGGAATCAAAAAATCAGAAATTGAAAAGCTATTCGTCAACTTCAATCAACTAGACAATACCAGCACCAAATCTTATGGAGGTACTGGACTTGGACTGGCCATTTCCAAGGAATTGGTCAAATCCATGGGCGGAAAAATTGGCGTAGCATCTACTCCTGGACTGGGCAGTACTTTTTGGTTTACTTTCGAAGCAGGTGTGATAGAAAATCCCAAAGCAGAAACCATCGAACCAGAAGAACGAATCAGAGTACCTAAGGAGTTTGCTCTCAAAACACCGACAATCTTGGTTGTGGATGACAACAAAGTCAACAGAACGGTCGCAAGCCAAATACTACTCAAGGCAGGTTGTCAGGTAGATACTGCTGACAGTGGACAGGCAGCCATAGACCTAGCCATGGTGAAAGAGTACGACTTGATCTTCATGGATATCCAGATGCCTGAGATGGATGGTATCCAAACGACTCAAAAGCTAAAATTCCTCGGAATCGCCAATCTCCCTCCCATAGTAGCCATGACAGCCTATTCAATGGAAGACGATGAGAAAAAGTTCCTTGCCGCAGGACTCGATGATTATGTAGCCAAACCAATTAAAGCGCAGGTCGTGATCAAAAAGGTCATGGATCATGTTAATTTTGAACCTAAAGAAATTAAGCAGGTTCTAAGCGAAGACAAATTGGGATTAATTATTAACCAGAATACACTCAACCAGCTATCAAAATACGGAGGAAAGGAATTGTTGAATTCCGTCTTGTCAGATTTTGAGAACGAAGCCCGTGAACAAATCGGACGCTGCTTCAAGCTGTATGATCAAGGAGAGATCGAAGAAATCCGAAAAGAGCTGCATACCTTGAAAGGCAGTTCGGGCACATTGGGAATAGAAATATTGGAAAGCAAAGTGATCAGCTTAGAAAAACAACTCAAAGAACAGGACACAACAGATTTGAAAATAAAATTGGAAGGGATATTAGAATCCTACATGGAATTCCAAGAAAACTACAAAAACATTCTAAAAAACTAA